A region from the Aphis gossypii isolate Hap1 chromosome 1, ASM2018417v2, whole genome shotgun sequence genome encodes:
- the LOC114119958 gene encoding probable rRNA-processing protein EBP2 — protein sequence MPIVMSSDVDSEEELLELYASGKLKPGLNIPVEENKVFINNVNGIKEAIASFQSSLPWSERLDIVAEAAPLAPELSMEITEQQQFLKAGKIDEVALNDFKRETMFHRQAQSAVMRGIELLRKHNIPTHRPEDYFAEMFKSDEHMQKVRHALLQRKTALEQTEKVRRIRQEKKLAKEKQVAAIQEKHKQKRELNENIKKFRKGLRNDLDFLETDSGKKNKKKDDGGDKKKNLTRSQHKRKGKDTKYGFGGKKRGMKGNTTESTFGGSGKSNMKGKNKGRIAKKKRMSSKH from the exons atgcctaTCGTTATGTCTTCGGATGTCGATTCTGAGGAAGAg ttgTTGGAATTGTATGCATCTGGTAAATTAAAACCTGGTTTGAATATACCCGTAGAAGAAAATAAAGTATTCATTAACAATGtt aatGGAATAAAAGAAGCTATTGCTTCATTTCAAAGTAGCTTACCATGGAGTGAACGACTTGATATTGTGGCTGAAGCTGCTCCATTAGCTCCTGAGCTTTCAATGgaa aTTACTGAACAACAACAATTTCTTAAAGCTGGTAAAATTGATGAAGTtgcattaaatgattttaaacgaGAAACCATGTTCCATCGTCAAGCCCAATCAGCTGTTATGCGTGGCATAGAATTGTtacgaaaacataatatacctacacatcgGCCTGAAGATTATTTTGCAGAAATGTTTAAATCTGATGAACATATGCAAAAGGTCCGACATGCACTCTTACAAAGAAAGACTGCTCTAGAACAAACAGAAAAAGTGCGACGTATTaggcaagaaaaaaaattagctaaAGAGAAACAAGTAGCAGCTATACAAGaaaaacacaaacaaaaaCGTGaacttaatgaaaatattaagaagTTTAGAAAAGGTTTAAGAAATGATTTAGACTTTTTGGAAACGGATAGtggaaagaaaaataaaaaaaaagatgatgGCGgtgacaagaaaaaaaatcttacaag ATCACAACATAAAAGAAAAGGAAAAGACACAAAGTATGGATTTGGTGGTAAAAAACGAGGCATGAAAGGAAACACTACAGAAAGTACATTTGGTGGTAGTGGGAAATCAAATATGAAAGGAAAGAATAAGGGTAGAATTGCTAAAAAGAAGAGAATGtcttcaaaacattaa
- the LOC114119954 gene encoding LOW QUALITY PROTEIN: eukaryotic translation initiation factor 3 subunit G-like (The sequence of the model RefSeq protein was modified relative to this genomic sequence to represent the inferred CDS: inserted 1 base in 1 codon), giving the protein MHTKDLIKSSWADEVEDHLEKTTLPPPKVDTHGNTKIITEYRWNKDDKKEKVVRTYKIEKRLVSKTIAERKTWSKFGDSRNDKPGPNTSTTIPAEEIQMQFLSGKDGDKVEENPLDKLKNVNMNIKCRNCGGEHWSFSCHLKGTGLVIEDKKLVQEKVPEPEKNTSTNRPYIPPSAREGATNTAGKRDPYSRGYDEVPAIRIENXSESTSEADLSELVNKFGQVARIFLASNKVTGACKGYAFVNFKSKMDAERAIKGLHGYGYDHLILNVGWSTNNYSKSTY; this is encoded by the exons ATGCATACTAAAGATTTGATCAAATCCAGTTGGGCAGATGAGGTTGAAGATCATTTGGAGAAAACCACTTTGCCACCACCAAAAGTTGATACACACGGCAATACCAAAATTATTACTGAATATCGTTGGAACAAGGatgataaaaaagaaaaggtAGTTCgtacatataaaattgaaaaacgatTAGTGTCTAAAACTATTGCTGAGCGAAAGACATGGAGTAAATTTGGTGATTCTCGTAATGATAAACCCGGACCAAATACTTCTACTACGATTCCTGCCGAAGAAATACAGATGCAATTCTTATCCGGTAAGGATGGTGATAAGGTTGAAGAAAACCCATTGGATAAATTAAAGAATGTGAACATGAACATTAAGTGCCGAAATTGTGGCGGAGAGCATTGGTCATTTTCATGTCATCTCAAAGGTACTGGTTTGGTCATTGAAGATAAAAAACTGGTCCAAGAAAAGGTACCAGAGCCTGAGAAAAATACCAGTACCAACag acCATATATTCCCCCGTCAGCAAGAGAAGGAGCCACAAATACAGCCGGAAAACGAGATCCATATTCACGTGGTTATGACGAAGTACCTGCTATCCGTATAGAAA CTTCTGAAAGTACATCTGAAGCTGATTTAAGCGAATTAGTGAACAAATTTGGTCAAGTTGCTCGAATTTTCTTGGCATCTAATAAGGTCACTGGTGCTTGTAAAGGATATGCATTTGTTAATTTCAAATCTAAAATGGATGCCGAACGAGCTATTAAAGGATTACACGGATATGGATatgatcatttaatattaaatgttggtTGGTCGACCAATAACTATAGTAAGAGTACTTACTAA